Proteins encoded together in one Lysinibacillus sp. FSL K6-0232 window:
- a CDS encoding ABC transporter ATP-binding protein, protein MYRKFFSYYKPHKRLFIIDFSSAIIVAILELAFPLAVQWFIDDLLPTGDWNMIVKVSILLLLVYAISTFLNFIVNYLGHKLGINIETDMRQELFTHVQRQSFRFFDNTKTGHIMSRITNDLFDIGEFAHHGPEDLFIAIMTFVGAFAIMFNVNPTLALIAAIMVPFLTWLVTFSNIKMNKAWKTMYGKIADVNGRVEDSVSGARVVKSFTNEAFEIERFKEQNGFFRAAKLYAYKIMAGTHSSIYMMTRLLTLVVLVVGAWLSFNGKLSYGELVSFVLYTNVLIKPIDKISALLELYPKGMAGFKRFRELIEQAPEIQDREDAKAIKHLDGNISFNQVDFNYDTSKQVLQGISFDIRAGQTIAFVGPSGAGKTTICSLIPRFYEVTKGAITIDGIDIRNMTQASLRAQIGIVQQDVFLFTGTIRENIAYGKLGASEEEIREAAQKAHLEAFIAELPDGYDTQIGERGLKLSGGQKQRLAIARMFLKNPPILILDEATSALDTETEMIIQQSLTELAENRTTLVIAHRLATIRNADRVLVVTPNGIEEDGTYDELVAQNGIFAKLHHIQFRKESSISKDFVELT, encoded by the coding sequence ATGTATAGAAAGTTTTTTTCCTACTACAAGCCACATAAGCGATTATTTATTATTGATTTTTCAAGTGCCATTATTGTTGCAATTTTAGAGCTTGCATTTCCATTAGCTGTTCAATGGTTTATCGATGACCTGCTGCCGACAGGTGATTGGAATATGATCGTTAAAGTCAGTATATTATTGCTGCTTGTTTATGCTATTAGTACATTCTTGAACTTTATTGTCAACTATTTAGGGCATAAACTAGGGATTAATATTGAAACAGATATGCGGCAGGAATTATTTACACATGTGCAAAGGCAATCATTCCGTTTCTTTGATAATACAAAGACAGGTCATATTATGAGTCGTATTACCAATGATTTATTTGATATAGGCGAGTTTGCCCATCATGGACCTGAAGATTTATTTATCGCCATTATGACCTTTGTTGGGGCTTTTGCGATTATGTTTAATGTTAATCCAACACTTGCATTGATTGCCGCAATTATGGTGCCGTTTTTAACATGGCTTGTGACATTTAGCAATATCAAAATGAATAAGGCTTGGAAAACGATGTATGGCAAAATTGCGGATGTCAATGGACGCGTGGAGGATAGTGTATCAGGCGCGCGTGTTGTGAAATCCTTTACAAATGAGGCATTTGAAATTGAGCGCTTTAAGGAGCAAAACGGCTTTTTCCGTGCCGCTAAATTATATGCCTATAAAATTATGGCAGGTACACATTCCAGCATCTATATGATGACGCGTTTGTTAACATTAGTGGTGCTCGTTGTTGGTGCGTGGCTCAGCTTTAATGGTAAGCTTTCTTATGGGGAGCTTGTTAGCTTTGTATTATATACAAATGTGCTCATTAAGCCAATTGATAAAATTAGTGCCCTATTAGAGCTTTATCCAAAGGGGATGGCTGGCTTTAAGCGCTTCCGTGAATTAATTGAGCAGGCGCCAGAAATTCAAGATCGTGAGGATGCAAAGGCTATTAAGCATCTAGATGGTAATATTTCATTTAACCAAGTAGATTTTAATTATGATACGTCGAAGCAAGTTTTACAGGGTATTTCCTTTGATATTCGAGCTGGGCAAACGATTGCCTTTGTCGGGCCTTCAGGAGCGGGTAAAACGACAATCTGTTCGTTAATTCCGAGATTTTATGAGGTGACAAAAGGCGCCATTACGATTGATGGTATTGATATACGTAATATGACACAGGCTTCATTACGCGCTCAAATTGGTATTGTGCAGCAGGATGTCTTTTTATTTACAGGAACGATTCGTGAAAATATTGCATATGGTAAGCTTGGTGCAAGTGAAGAAGAAATTCGAGAGGCAGCGCAAAAGGCTCATTTAGAGGCATTTATTGCAGAGCTACCAGATGGCTATGATACGCAAATTGGTGAACGTGGCTTAAAATTATCAGGTGGTCAGAAGCAACGACTAGCGATAGCCCGTATGTTCCTGAAAAATCCGCCTATTTTAATTTTAGATGAAGCAACCTCTGCATTAGATACTGAAACAGAAATGATTATTCAGCAATCCTTAACAGAGCTAGCGGAAAACCGTACAACGCTTGTCATTGCACACCGATTGGCAACAATTCGCAATGCAGATCGTGTGCTAGTAGTAACACCGAATGGGATTGAAGAAGATGGCACATACGATGAGCTTGTTGCACAAAATGGTATCTTTGCCAAACTTCATCATATTCAATTTCGCAAAGAATCATCTATATCCAAAGATTTTGTAGAGCTAACATAA
- a CDS encoding TerC family protein — protein sequence MEAILLEYAWVLVVLIVLEGLLAADNAVVMAVMVKHLPKAQQQKALLYGLAGAFIFRFIALFLITTLVNFWQIQAIGAIYLLFISIKHIYESWKASSDDSEELKEPKKQSGFWMTVVKVELADIAFAVDSILAAVAIAVTLPHIGDFDIGGINAGPFAVMFLGGIIGVIMMRFAARWFVTVLERFPSLETAAFLIVGWVGVKLAVLTLGHEKLEIIPHEFPHSTLWKSIFWIVLIAIALGGYLIGLKNQKKQA from the coding sequence TTGGAAGCAATTTTATTAGAATACGCATGGGTACTTGTCGTATTAATCGTACTAGAAGGTTTGTTGGCAGCCGATAATGCTGTTGTAATGGCTGTTATGGTTAAGCATTTGCCAAAAGCCCAACAACAAAAAGCATTATTATATGGCTTAGCCGGGGCATTTATTTTCCGCTTTATTGCCTTATTCTTAATTACAACACTTGTAAACTTTTGGCAAATCCAAGCGATTGGTGCAATTTATCTATTATTTATATCCATTAAGCATATTTATGAATCATGGAAAGCATCATCCGATGATTCAGAGGAGCTAAAGGAGCCTAAAAAGCAATCTGGCTTTTGGATGACAGTTGTGAAGGTTGAGCTTGCTGATATCGCATTTGCGGTGGATTCCATTTTAGCAGCAGTAGCGATTGCTGTAACACTTCCACATATCGGTGATTTTGATATTGGCGGCATTAACGCAGGTCCATTTGCCGTTATGTTCTTGGGTGGTATTATCGGTGTTATTATGATGCGATTTGCCGCTCGTTGGTTTGTCACTGTTCTTGAAAGATTCCCTTCTCTTGAAACAGCTGCTTTCCTGATTGTTGGTTGGGTTGGTGTGAAATTAGCAGTATTAACATTAGGACATGAAAAATTAGAAATTATTCCACATGAGTTTCCACATTCTACATTGTGGAAATCTATCTTCTGGATTGTCTTAATCGCTATCGCACTTGGTGGCTACTTAATCGGTCTTAAAAATCAGAAAAAACAAGCATAA
- a CDS encoding ferritin, protein MLSEKLHTALNEQMNFEFYSAHAYMAMAAYCTDQDYDGFANFFLVQAEEERFHAMKFYNFLSDMGYRATIHGFDSPGNHFESILDAFKTALSHEKEVTRRIYNLSDIALDEREHATMAFLKWFIDEQVEEESTFDTLIHKIERIENDSNAIFMLDAELANRTFSPEAEA, encoded by the coding sequence ATGTTATCTGAGAAACTACACACAGCACTAAACGAACAAATGAATTTTGAGTTTTACTCTGCACATGCTTATATGGCAATGGCAGCTTATTGCACAGATCAGGATTATGATGGCTTTGCGAATTTCTTTTTAGTGCAAGCAGAGGAGGAACGTTTCCATGCAATGAAATTTTATAATTTCTTAAGCGATATGGGCTACCGTGCAACAATTCATGGCTTTGATAGCCCAGGCAACCATTTTGAATCCATTTTAGATGCCTTCAAAACAGCTCTTTCACATGAAAAAGAAGTAACACGTCGCATTTACAATTTATCTGATATTGCTTTAGATGAGCGTGAACATGCCACAATGGCATTTTTAAAATGGTTTATTGATGAGCAGGTTGAGGAAGAATCAACATTCGATACATTAATTCATAAAATTGAGCGTATTGAAAATGACTCAAATGCGATCTTTATGCTAGATGCAGAATTAGCAAATCGTACTTTTTCACCAGAGGCAGAAGCGTAA
- a CDS encoding RtcB family protein has protein sequence MIEINGRYTSAKIYAPTALPTAIDQIQELINQPFMSGTKIRIMPDYHAGKGCVIGTTIQLQDCVVPNLVGVDVGCGVFVAEIDASTVDYAKLDTIIRTYIPSGQDIHKELSPARHYLEFNSKQFRATGLKDDYTNLSLGTLGGGNHFIVRPRWAVNIA, from the coding sequence ATGATTGAAATAAATGGACGCTATACGAGTGCGAAAATTTATGCACCAACAGCCTTGCCAACAGCTATCGACCAAATTCAGGAATTGATTAATCAACCCTTTATGTCAGGCACGAAAATACGAATTATGCCTGATTATCATGCAGGAAAGGGCTGTGTCATTGGTACAACGATTCAGTTGCAGGATTGTGTTGTACCAAATCTTGTAGGTGTTGATGTAGGATGCGGTGTATTTGTGGCGGAGATCGATGCATCCACGGTTGACTATGCAAAGCTTGATACAATTATTCGAACGTATATACCAAGCGGGCAGGATATTCATAAAGAACTATCACCTGCTCGTCATTATTTAGAGTTTAATAGCAAGCAATTTCGAGCAACAGGCTTAAAGGATGACTATACAAACTTATCATTAGGAACGCTTGGGGGCGGCAATCATTTTATCGTGCGCCCAAGATGGGCAGTAAACATTGCGTAA
- a CDS encoding dynamin family protein, whose product MTSNDNMPIKNTASANNILPQLVDQLRQLHGIIVQNTYIKDTAKHLDRIIQDANNQTMILIVGKERVGKTTLVNGLLGREVLSVNDQHPTGVNTFIRYGEQEEIKAYFLDGVVAIFDISKLEMLTTGDTFASQILREHLDYLEVYVKNDLLKSVTIIDSVSLEAGGGEMAYFSETLINRVDEIFWVLRAGSIAIDAELLLIESLKKKGVEPLCIINGIDAVDDAEAFVQSEQQRIGHIMSQFIAVSATNALEAKQMNNQELWQKSQYEHLISEIHRVAKNSDKKTYAILIRFLQWLERFRFELTVIPQRDPFQSAVEHIEKYTGDTQFEFSRYQRDLAIVQEYEQEYEQVANTFKNIQTLYQLLQTISQHDYLQDKKVEEFTEIAVHYQQMLREYRNMHSEYTREYERLDAQHKKIHGKGLMKAIFGQHTQNEFFKERVDKLNEQQVICIAQYDKVQQAEAIVLQAIQDIQQHLMDLVKVRLTHIEQKVQKLNQQRAKEKRQLKLYAEKISEFSCFIEAQGYIKEHLQPFLMGEQSPLKAKDIKMLKDTIHAILAIDLSYSGLLAKSKINNNMENVDISFAVQDKYLPYKLALKEADIKSHDIPEIPNKLTIQYEE is encoded by the coding sequence GTGACAAGCAACGATAATATGCCAATTAAAAATACAGCCTCAGCGAATAATATTTTGCCACAGCTTGTTGATCAGCTGCGACAACTGCATGGCATTATTGTCCAAAATACATATATAAAAGATACTGCGAAACATTTAGATCGTATTATTCAAGATGCCAATAATCAAACAATGATTCTTATTGTTGGAAAAGAGCGCGTAGGGAAAACAACACTTGTCAATGGCTTGCTTGGCCGTGAAGTGTTATCTGTAAATGATCAGCATCCAACAGGTGTCAATACATTTATAAGATATGGCGAGCAAGAGGAGATTAAGGCCTATTTTTTAGATGGTGTTGTAGCAATTTTTGATATAAGTAAATTAGAAATGCTAACAACAGGTGATACATTTGCCTCGCAAATTTTACGTGAGCATTTAGATTATCTTGAAGTTTATGTGAAAAATGATTTATTAAAATCAGTGACAATTATTGACTCTGTTTCATTGGAGGCAGGTGGAGGAGAAATGGCCTATTTCTCGGAAACGCTTATCAACCGTGTCGATGAAATTTTTTGGGTGTTACGCGCTGGGTCTATAGCCATTGATGCGGAACTTTTATTGATAGAATCATTAAAAAAGAAAGGTGTCGAGCCTTTATGTATTATTAACGGCATTGATGCTGTGGATGATGCTGAAGCCTTTGTACAATCAGAACAGCAACGCATTGGTCATATTATGAGCCAGTTTATCGCTGTTTCTGCAACAAATGCCTTGGAAGCGAAGCAAATGAATAATCAGGAACTTTGGCAGAAAAGTCAATATGAGCATCTAATTAGCGAAATTCATCGTGTTGCAAAAAATAGTGATAAAAAGACCTATGCAATTTTAATTCGTTTCCTGCAATGGCTGGAGCGATTCCGTTTCGAATTAACCGTTATTCCACAGCGTGATCCATTTCAGTCGGCTGTTGAGCATATTGAAAAATATACAGGTGATACGCAATTTGAATTTTCTCGCTATCAACGTGATTTAGCGATTGTTCAAGAATATGAGCAAGAATATGAGCAGGTAGCCAATACCTTTAAAAACATTCAAACATTGTATCAGCTTTTACAAACGATTTCACAGCATGATTATTTACAGGATAAAAAGGTAGAGGAATTTACGGAAATTGCTGTGCATTATCAGCAAATGCTACGAGAATACCGCAATATGCATAGTGAGTATACACGTGAATATGAGCGTTTAGATGCACAACATAAAAAAATTCATGGCAAGGGGCTTATGAAGGCTATTTTTGGTCAGCATACCCAAAATGAATTTTTCAAGGAACGTGTAGATAAATTAAATGAGCAGCAGGTTATTTGCATTGCACAATATGATAAAGTACAGCAAGCAGAAGCTATAGTGCTGCAAGCGATACAAGATATCCAGCAGCATCTAATGGATTTAGTAAAGGTACGTTTAACACATATTGAGCAAAAGGTCCAAAAGTTAAATCAACAACGTGCAAAAGAGAAGCGACAATTAAAGCTCTATGCTGAAAAAATAAGTGAATTTTCCTGCTTCATTGAAGCGCAGGGCTATATAAAAGAGCATTTACAGCCATTTTTAATGGGAGAACAAAGTCCTTTAAAAGCTAAAGATATTAAAATGCTGAAAGATACTATTCATGCTATTCTAGCGATTGACTTATCCTATAGTGGCTTGCTAGCAAAAAGTAAAATAAATAATAATATGGAAAATGTAGATATTTCCTTTGCTGTGCAAGATAAATATCTACCTTATAAGCTGGCTTTAAAGGAAGCAGATATAAAATCGCATGATATACCAGAAATACCAAATAAGCTAACGATACAGTATGAAGAATAA
- a CDS encoding sensor histidine kinase, with the protein MLYVIIVLSFITICLLVRFLWLKKEIRSVTKQLQERHIKQTTKKINLRFYDKDFERLAEEINHEIDATKKAIADQKRTENELKQAISNMSHDIRTPMTSILGYMQFLEDETIPPHTRQEYMLIVKSSALRLKVLLEDFFELSVIESTDYLLKMEWVQLNDLILEVLVSFYEAFNQQQIEPTIHMPEEMIRVKADPSALKRVIENLVTNALKHSTGHVTITLHHTPAYTELIISNPAPRLQKQDLFHLFDRFYKADQARKGKGTGLGLSIAKSLMEKMNGNLSAELHDQQLLMKCQWHVSTQKTSNL; encoded by the coding sequence ATGCTATATGTGATCATCGTTTTAAGCTTTATCACAATATGTCTTCTCGTCCGCTTTCTTTGGTTAAAAAAGGAAATACGTAGTGTGACAAAGCAATTACAAGAACGACATATAAAGCAAACAACGAAAAAAATCAATCTTCGCTTTTATGATAAAGATTTTGAACGGCTAGCAGAGGAAATTAATCATGAAATCGATGCAACAAAGAAGGCAATTGCTGATCAAAAAAGAACAGAAAACGAGCTGAAGCAGGCGATTTCGAATATGTCGCATGATATTCGTACACCGATGACCTCTATTTTAGGCTATATGCAATTTTTAGAGGATGAAACAATTCCTCCTCATACACGTCAGGAGTATATGCTTATTGTTAAATCAAGTGCATTAAGACTAAAAGTGTTATTGGAGGATTTTTTTGAGCTATCCGTTATTGAATCCACCGACTATTTATTAAAGATGGAATGGGTTCAATTGAATGATTTGATCTTAGAGGTGTTAGTTAGCTTTTATGAAGCATTTAACCAACAGCAGATCGAGCCAACTATTCATATGCCAGAAGAAATGATAAGGGTGAAGGCAGATCCATCAGCATTGAAGCGAGTCATTGAAAATTTAGTAACAAACGCTTTAAAGCATTCGACTGGGCATGTCACTATTACCCTCCATCATACGCCAGCATATACGGAGCTAATCATTAGCAATCCAGCACCGCGATTACAAAAGCAAGACCTTTTTCATCTATTTGATCGTTTTTACAAAGCTGATCAAGCAAGAAAGGGTAAAGGAACAGGGCTAGGCTTATCCATCGCCAAAAGCTTAATGGAAAAAATGAATGGTAATCTTTCAGCGGAATTACACGATCAACAATTATTAATGAAATGTCAATGGCACGTTTCTACACAAAAAACTAGTAATTTGTAA
- a CDS encoding ABC transporter permease: protein MNNVIKAEWYKLRKDRSLWTLLTILILISLSHPLLIIFDKNADTITVMDFYRQTILGGNNYIIRLVPCVLAGFFISSEYAIGTMKSIVASGNSRVCIYFAKLMVYSIGAILIAFVFPLVFTGAVAVFLHFNGMPTLSYFASTVGLTALYTSAFASIMALFATIFTESGKAIGFMLFFFLLFDSLLYTLSNFLPVFEVIFSYSIFKLFLDIGRIETIHGIELVQLIAIPIITFIIFGILGSIVFQKKEIK from the coding sequence ATGAATAATGTCATAAAGGCAGAATGGTATAAGCTAAGGAAAGATCGCTCACTATGGACATTGCTTACTATCCTTATATTGATTAGCCTTTCTCATCCATTATTAATTATCTTCGATAAAAATGCGGATACTATAACGGTGATGGATTTTTACCGTCAGACGATTCTTGGGGGCAATAACTATATTATAAGACTTGTGCCCTGTGTACTGGCAGGCTTCTTTATTTCTAGTGAATATGCAATAGGCACGATGAAAAGCATTGTTGCGTCAGGAAATAGTAGAGTGTGCATTTATTTTGCCAAATTAATGGTCTACTCGATTGGAGCCATTTTGATTGCATTCGTCTTTCCCCTTGTATTTACAGGAGCTGTAGCTGTTTTTCTGCATTTTAATGGAATGCCTACGCTTAGCTATTTTGCAAGCACGGTTGGCTTAACAGCGCTTTATACAAGTGCTTTTGCATCCATTATGGCTTTATTTGCGACAATCTTTACCGAGAGTGGGAAGGCAATCGGCTTTATGCTGTTCTTTTTCCTGCTGTTCGATAGTCTATTGTATACATTAAGTAATTTCTTGCCAGTATTTGAGGTCATTTTTAGCTACTCCATCTTTAAGCTATTTTTAGATATTGGACGTATAGAAACCATACATGGTATCGAGCTAGTTCAATTAATTGCTATACCAATTATTACCTTTATTATTTTTGGTATTTTAGGCAGTATCGTATTTCAGAAAAAAGAAATCAAATAA
- a CDS encoding ATP-binding cassette domain-containing protein: MTDYILKTSHLTKTFNKQTALHKVNLSIKKGSIYGFIGQNGAGKSTLIRIVSGLAMPTAGSIELFGYSHGPALVEARKRIGTMIEGPALYPYMTAAENLEAHRLLKGIPGKDCVEKALAIVGLQDTGKKKAKNFSLGMKQRLGIAISLLGDPEFLILDEPINGLDPMGVVEVRELLKKLNREYGMTILISSHLLSELHLLATHYGIIHKGDLLEQLTVEELNHQCQQFLHIKVSNPEKAAAILETTLATNDFEVMPDGCIKLYRYMDTPGKVSSTLVNEGLIIEQFMPMGQDLESYFMERIGGVRYE, translated from the coding sequence ATGACAGATTATATATTGAAAACAAGCCATTTAACAAAGACATTTAACAAGCAAACAGCTCTACATAAAGTCAATCTTTCAATCAAAAAAGGCTCCATTTACGGCTTTATTGGACAAAATGGTGCTGGGAAATCTACATTGATTCGCATTGTTTCAGGGCTTGCTATGCCAACTGCGGGATCAATTGAATTGTTTGGTTATAGTCATGGGCCAGCGCTAGTCGAAGCTCGCAAACGTATTGGCACAATGATTGAGGGGCCTGCATTATACCCATATATGACAGCGGCTGAAAATTTAGAAGCTCATAGGCTGTTAAAGGGTATTCCGGGGAAAGACTGCGTAGAAAAAGCATTAGCCATTGTAGGGCTTCAGGATACAGGAAAAAAGAAGGCAAAAAATTTTTCATTGGGCATGAAACAACGACTAGGTATCGCGATTTCCTTGCTAGGAGATCCAGAGTTTCTGATTTTAGATGAACCGATTAATGGTTTAGACCCAATGGGGGTTGTTGAAGTACGAGAGCTGCTGAAAAAATTAAATCGTGAATATGGCATGACTATTTTAATTTCGAGCCATTTACTAAGTGAGCTTCATTTACTTGCCACGCATTATGGCATTATCCATAAAGGTGATTTATTGGAGCAATTAACGGTAGAAGAGCTGAATCATCAATGTCAGCAATTTTTGCATATTAAAGTAAGCAATCCTGAGAAGGCTGCGGCGATTCTTGAAACGACTCTTGCGACAAATGACTTTGAAGTAATGCCAGACGGCTGTATTAAGCTATATCGCTATATGGATACGCCTGGAAAGGTTTCTTCAACGCTTGTCAATGAAGGGCTTATTATTGAACAATTTATGCCAATGGGTCAGGATTTAGAGTCCTATTTTATGGAGCGCATTGGAGGGGTCCGTTATGAATAA
- a CDS encoding response regulator transcription factor → MTEKVNILVVEDDDAINQLLCNIIKKNGYFPQPAFSGTEAMLYLERAEWDMVLLDLMLPGMSGDELLTNIIAQSHIPIIIISAKLDQQTKVGMLRTGADDYITKPFDIEEVSARIDSHLRRYQRITRQPATKRLVHKDVEIDQDAKAVFIKGEALNFTAREYEIFELLMASPKKVFTKKNMFESVWQETYYGDDNTINVHISNIRSKLAAVNPEEEYIETVWGMGYRLKT, encoded by the coding sequence ATGACAGAAAAAGTGAATATTTTAGTAGTGGAAGATGATGATGCAATCAACCAATTGCTCTGTAATATTATTAAGAAAAATGGCTATTTTCCTCAACCTGCTTTTTCAGGTACAGAGGCAATGCTGTATTTGGAAAGGGCTGAATGGGATATGGTGCTCCTTGACCTTATGCTACCAGGGATGTCGGGAGATGAGCTACTAACAAACATTATAGCGCAAAGTCATATACCGATTATTATTATTTCAGCTAAGTTAGATCAACAAACAAAGGTAGGTATGCTACGAACAGGAGCGGATGATTATATTACAAAGCCCTTTGATATTGAAGAAGTATCGGCAAGAATCGACTCCCATTTAAGAAGATACCAACGTATTACAAGGCAGCCAGCAACAAAGCGACTTGTCCATAAGGATGTGGAGATTGACCAAGATGCAAAGGCTGTCTTTATCAAAGGAGAAGCCTTGAATTTTACTGCCCGTGAATATGAGATATTTGAGCTTCTTATGGCATCACCGAAGAAGGTGTTTACAAAGAAAAATATGTTTGAAAGTGTATGGCAGGAAACCTATTATGGGGATGATAACACAATCAATGTTCATATTAGCAATATCCGCAGTAAATTAGCAGCGGTCAATCCAGAGGAGGAATATATTGAAACGGTTTGGGGGATGGGCTATCGATTGAAGACTTAA
- the leuD gene encoding 3-isopropylmalate dehydratase small subunit produces the protein MEPINIVNSVITPLDRKNVDTDQIISKEFLKRIERTGFGQFLFYHWRFDAEGNEIQDFVLNKPEFKDSKILVAQDNFGCGSSREHAPWAILDYGFNVVIAPSFADIFHNNCFKNGILPIKLTEAECDEILAKGLAKPYTMEVNLAEQTVTGEDGKVYQFTIDPYYKETLLNGWDEIALTFKYEDHIAAYEAQRVAF, from the coding sequence ATGGAACCAATTAATATCGTAAATAGTGTGATCACACCACTTGATCGTAAAAATGTAGATACAGACCAAATTATTTCAAAAGAGTTTTTAAAACGTATTGAGCGTACAGGCTTTGGACAGTTTTTATTCTACCATTGGCGCTTTGATGCAGAGGGCAATGAAATTCAAGACTTTGTGCTGAATAAACCAGAATTTAAAGACTCAAAAATTCTTGTAGCACAGGACAATTTTGGCTGTGGCTCCTCTCGTGAGCATGCACCGTGGGCTATTTTAGATTACGGCTTTAACGTTGTGATTGCACCATCCTTTGCAGATATTTTCCATAATAACTGCTTTAAAAATGGGATTTTACCGATTAAGCTAACAGAAGCAGAATGCGATGAAATTTTAGCAAAAGGCTTAGCAAAACCATATACAATGGAAGTCAACCTTGCAGAGCAAACGGTGACAGGTGAGGATGGCAAAGTCTATCAGTTCACAATTGATCCATACTATAAGGAAACATTGCTAAATGGCTGGGATGAAATTGCCTTAACATTCAAATACGAAGACCATATTGCTGCTTATGAAGCACAACGAGTAGCATTTTAA
- the leuC gene encoding 3-isopropylmalate dehydratase large subunit translates to MGKNIIEKIWDKHVVYQEEGKPDLLYIDLHLIHEVTSPQAFEGLRINGRKVRRPDLSFATMDHNVPTKNLPTINDPIARNQIETLAKNAAEFGVELAGMGHPDQGIVHVIGPELGLTQPGKTIVCGDSHTSTHGAFGAIAFGIGTSEVEHVLSTQTLWQNKPKTMEIRVEGELPIGVAAKDIILAIIAKFGIGVGTGHIVEFTGEAIHKLSMEERMTICNMSIEAGAKAGLISPDAVTVDYIRGRKYAPQGEKFEEAAAYWLSLASDEDATYDEVRIIQAEEIEPIVTWGTNPSMGSGISGNVPTQADYKDESDKAALRKALAYMGLEEGQPLTSIDIQHVFIGSCTNSRISDLRAAASVIKGRKVHDNVTAIVVPGSHSTKKQAEAEGLDKIFIEAGFEWRESGCSMCLAMNDDVVPAGERCASTSNRNFEGRQGAGSRTHLVSPPMAAAAAIAGHFVDVREFVKETV, encoded by the coding sequence ATGGGTAAAAATATAATTGAAAAGATTTGGGATAAACATGTTGTTTATCAGGAAGAGGGCAAACCGGACCTGTTATATATTGATCTTCATTTAATTCATGAAGTAACGTCTCCGCAAGCTTTTGAGGGACTACGTATAAACGGACGTAAAGTGCGTCGCCCAGATTTAAGCTTTGCAACAATGGATCATAATGTACCAACGAAAAACTTACCAACAATTAATGACCCAATCGCACGCAACCAAATCGAAACATTAGCGAAAAATGCAGCAGAATTTGGTGTGGAGCTTGCAGGAATGGGACATCCAGACCAAGGGATTGTCCATGTTATTGGACCAGAGCTAGGCTTAACACAGCCTGGTAAAACAATCGTTTGCGGTGACTCTCATACATCTACACACGGCGCTTTTGGTGCAATTGCTTTTGGTATTGGTACATCAGAGGTAGAGCATGTTTTATCGACACAAACATTATGGCAAAACAAGCCAAAAACAATGGAAATTCGTGTAGAAGGCGAGCTACCAATTGGTGTAGCAGCAAAAGATATTATTTTAGCTATTATTGCGAAGTTCGGTATTGGCGTTGGTACAGGACATATTGTGGAGTTTACTGGAGAGGCAATCCACAAGCTTTCTATGGAAGAACGTATGACAATTTGTAACATGTCGATTGAGGCAGGTGCAAAGGCAGGACTAATTTCTCCTGATGCGGTAACGGTAGATTATATTCGTGGTCGTAAATATGCACCACAAGGAGAAAAATTTGAAGAAGCGGCAGCGTATTGGTTAAGCTTAGCGTCAGATGAAGATGCAACGTATGATGAAGTACGTATTATCCAAGCTGAGGAAATTGAGCCAATCGTGACATGGGGTACAAATCCATCCATGGGTTCAGGTATATCAGGGAATGTACCAACACAAGCAGATTACAAGGATGAGTCTGATAAGGCAGCATTGCGTAAAGCACTTGCTTATATGGGCTTAGAGGAAGGTCAACCATTAACATCTATTGATATCCAACATGTCTTTATCGGCTCTTGTACAAACTCACGTATTAGTGATTTACGTGCAGCAGCTAGTGTCATTAAAGGGCGTAAGGTACATGATAATGTCACAGCAATTGTTGTACCAGGTTCTCATTCTACGAAAAAGCAAGCAGAGGCAGAAGGGTTGGATAAAATTTTTATCGAGGCAGGTTTTGAGTGGCGAGAATCAGGCTGCTCGATGTGTCTAGCGATGAATGATGATGTAGTTCCAGCTGGTGAACGCTGTGCCTCTACATCCAACCGTAACTTTGAAGGACGTCAAGGTGCAGGTTCTCGTACGCATTTAGTATCACCACCAATGGCAGCAGCCGCTGCGATTGCGGGTCATTTTGTAGATGTACGTGAATTTGTAAAGGAAACTGTGTAA